Proteins encoded by one window of Arachis ipaensis cultivar K30076 chromosome B04, Araip1.1, whole genome shotgun sequence:
- the LOC107637352 gene encoding receptor-like protein kinase FERONIA, translated as MFLRCLRFGDSKKEKKYPTVIEELCHHFSFEALRKSTNDFDEKLKIGEGGFGKVYKGCLKHNNGDVTDYSIALKVNKCQNSIQTPREFKTEIEMLCQLRHPNIISLMGFCYQQENMIVVYEYMANGSLHDYLSNKNKEPLSWKKRLEICIGVARALHYLHAGAKRCIVHCDIKPQNILLDRNMVPKLSDFGFSLQGSLSDKCDVYSFGMVLLHLVGHNVLHYLIQHEEHALEETMDPILNGKVAPDCWQVFASVIQSCLDYEADERPTMGEVEILLEHALSLQQQADDITNINAAAPFTLLSTTHFSDIFRFSGSINNGDLTSYAPMEGGLC; from the coding sequence ATGTTTCTCAGATGTTTACGCTTTGGTGATTCAAAGAAGGAGAAAAAATACCCAACCGTAATAGAAGAACTATGCCATCATTTTTCATTTGAAGCTCTTAGAAAGTCAACCAACGACTTTGACGAGAAACTTAAAATCGGAGAAGGAGGCTTTGGAAAGGTGTACAAAGGTTGTCTCAAACATAATAATGGCGATGTAACTGATTATTCGATCGCATTGAAGGTGAACAAGTGTCAGAACTCCATTCAAACTCCCCGTGAGTTCAAGACGGAAATTGAGATGCTATGTCAGCTTCGTCACCCTAACATAATATCTCTGATGGGATTCTGCTACCAACAAGAGAATATGATTGTTGTGTACGAGTACATGGCGAATGGATCACTCCATGATTACTTGAGTAATAAGAACAAAGAACCACTGTCATGGAAGAAGAGACTAGAGATCTGCATCGGAGTAGCACGTGCTCTTCACTACCTTCATGCTGGAGCCAAGCGTTGTATCGTTCACTGTGATATAAAACCACAAAACATTCTATTGGATAGGAATATGGTCCCCAAACTCTCAGATTTCGGGTTTTCATTGCAGGGATCGCTCTCTGATAAATGTGATGTTTACTCCTTTGGTATGGTTCTACTACACTTGGTAGGCCATAATGTGTTGCATTACTTAATTCAACATGAAGAACACGCTCTTGAGGAGACAATGGATCCAATTCTGAATGGAAAGGTTGCACCAGATTGTTGGCAAGTATTTGCTAGTGTCATACAGAGTTGCCTGGATTATGAAGCAGACGAGCGACCAACAATGGGCGAAGTAGAGATATTGCTTGAGCATGCTCTCTCATTGCAGCAACAAGCTGATGATATTACAAACATCAATGCTGCTGCTCCCTTTACTTTGTTATCCACTACTCATTTCTCCGATATATTCAGATTTTCAGGTAGTATAAATAATGGTGATCTAACCTCTTACGCTCCAATGGAAGGAGGCTTATGCTAG